Genomic window (Mycosarcoma maydis chromosome 5, whole genome shotgun sequence):
ACGCAATCTTTTTCCACCCCCTaatcctcatcctcttccccTTTCTTCTTCGACTCGTTCCTCTTTTGTCCCTGTCATTGTCTTCTTTGCTCAACTCGGTCGTTCAGGCAAACACTTCGCAAGCGATCGCGTTCTGGCAActcgtgctgctgagctgctcgatcctTGCAGTAGGATACCCCATCGCGACATCTCCCCAGAGGCCCAAGTTAAGACGCATTTCATTGATCGCCTTGGCCCTTGACACTGCGCCAGTCGCAAAATCTTAAGCGCGCTACCTCGCCGAAACGAAGCAGCGGCTTTGGATCTCTTTTGGGCACTTCTGCATGCCTATCGACGCCTCTGTTGCAGTCTCATCCCGTCCTCCCTTCTTGCCACGCCTGACGGACAAAGCTACAGCCGATAGAGCATTCAAGCACCTCCACGCGAAGCTGCTTTTGTAGCACGGCTTTGATCTCGCTGTCCACCCGTCTGCAAATCTGTCCGCCAATACCTCTGCACATCGAAGCATTTGGCGCTGCAGCGTCCACACTACCTCGATCGCTAGCTGTGAGCTTGGACCTTTTCCCTTTCGCTGCAGGGTTCTGGCTTGACCAGCTCCGGGTCTCGACAGTCGATACGCTTCATTCTTGGCTCACCTTAGCAACCTTGAAGCACGGCGGCTGCTCAGGCCCTTCTTCTGCTGTACCGCTCAGTCTAGGCGCATAGACCGTCCATCCCTCGCTTCTCGGCTCTGGCGCAGCCACAACTCACCACACACCACTGAGCCGTTCGTAGCTATAAGAAGCCAGCGTTTTTCACCTCCACCATGCCTCTCTCCGACAGCTCCGGAAGCCTGCCTGGCGATTTGGCAACCAGGACCAAACAGCACACCACCAGCCGCATGATGAAGACCACAAGACGTGGCCGTCCCTTTGCCAAggacactcacgacttgttcGCAACCCTCATAgtctcgctcgagctcagcaCGCATCGGCAGTACTTCAAGACCTACCACAACTCCTTCACCACCGACGAGGCGGCCGAGAACCTCTCCCATCTCAAGTTTTCACAGTCCAATCGTGTCCCTGATCCTAACGAGCCCAGTCGTGTAgtcaccaccaccaccaccaccacctttAGCATGAACCGCGACATGGCCAAAGGCATCTGCCAACACTTCATGGACGCGCGCCTTATCGAAAATGCGGGTGACGCTTCCAACCCAGTCTTCAAGGACAAGGGCGTCTACATGCTCACACCCAAGGGTCTACACAttctcgagcgcttcaTCACCAAGAATGGCATCAACGGCGACCATTTACTCAAAGTCTTTTCGTCGCAACCCATCTGCATGAAATTGCTTCACCTCGAGAGGCGTGcctcggacgacgagctgctcgtcaatACTGCCGTGCTCCACGTCATTTTCCGACGTTTTGTTGGACGCTCGCCAAACTACGAGACTGCTCCAGGCGCCGGCGCCAAAGCAGACTATCCTGACGCCGGCGTCGATCGCACCTTGGGTATCGAGGTGGCCGATATTCAGGAAAAAGTCAAAGGTCGTGGATATCGAACCGTACAACATACGTTCAACTCCATGAGTGCTCTCGATTGGCTCTGCGACTTCACAACCGTATGCGGCAAAGACGAGGCAGCCGAGATCATGGCACATTTTCAGCGTCTCGACCTTATCCATGTGGTTCTCGACAAGTCTAAGCGCGAGATGGAACCGTACGACGATCGAGATATCATCATTCGTGTCGATGACAGACGTGGCGGCGTCACCGATGGCCATTATCGCTGCCACTCCAAGACTTTGTATGGTGTTACCGAAAAAGGGCGTCAGGTAGCTCGATGGGAAAGCACTGATTCTCCTTCTGTCGTCGCCAGTCCCTCGAGGGATGACATGCCCAAACTaggcgacgatgcagctgcgatgCATTCCAGCAAACAGAGCCAACCTCAAACATCTCGCGACACAGACAGTCCAGGCTCGCAAGATTCTAGACTTGCCCGCAAGCCTTCCATCAAGCTCCACTCggagagcagctcgactcCGGTCACCGCCGGAGCTGCAGGCATCGGCCAGGGATTGCATGACTCTTCCTCCTACAGCAGCAAGGACAGCAATACCAACCGACTCAAGAATATTCTCGAGGAGCCAGCGCTGCGTTCCCTCTTCCGCGAGTTCTTGCGCCAAAACTTCTGCGAAGAGAATCTTAGCTTTTGGCTCGATGTACAAGACTTTAAGCGTCGTTTCCACACCACCTCGAGTGCCGTGGCTGTACAGACGCCGTCCAAAGAGCAGAAGAGCGGTGTTGGCCGCCGACTCGGACGCAGTGTCACTGGCGTTCTGGCAGCGGGCGGGAACAAGGACAAGAGTGAAGACGAGTCTCAGGGCTTGACTGCGATGGAAAGACACCAGCAGGATCTGGTCAGCATGGCCTTTGTCATTTACGACACCTACCTGGCTCCCTCTTCACCTTGCGAGCTGAACATCGACCACAACCTTCGCACGGAACTGATTCTCTATATGAACAAGATCTTGGCCGAAGCGCGGCTGTCGACCAGCTCTTCACAAACCGCATCCCCGAGCGTGTCAACGACGCAGCTCAACGCTAACGTGCCCGGAAGCGAAGCACATGCTGGGCATGCAGGCGAGGCGGCCTCGATTGAGGAGAGGAAAGCTGCCGTCGTCTCGAAACGGCTTCGAATTCCTCTGCATGCCAGTCAGCTGCAGGTCATGGTCAGACTGTACGAGCGCATCCAGGACTACATCTTCAGACTCATGGCCACCGACTCGGTGCCGCGTTTCATCAAGGACGCACGTTTCATTCAGCTCGTCAGATCTGTGGAGGAGTACACCGAAGCTCTCGAGGCAGGACGCATTGATCCGCAGCAAAATGCGGGTCCAGCTGTAGGTCGAGCCGTCTTTGAAGCCATGCAGCTCAAGTCCGCCGATATGATTTCGCAGAAGAGCAACGATGGGCGCCCTTCGGTCGATTCGCGCTCCTCTTTGAGCCCTCAGAAGCCATCATCAAAGGCTGTGGCGGCTATACCAACACACGGCCGCGTTGCTAGTGGAGTGGCGGCGCCTTCTCCTAGCAATCCTTGAAACTCGTGTCTTGAGTTTGTCCGTTCGCTCCAACTTCCTAATCTCCCttccgattcgtgatctATCGTTGGATTGCTGCTCGAATTGCTGCAACCTGTGTGCAATGTTCTCCTTCTTTCATGACTATTTACGACTTATGCTTTGCGCGTGGCATGGCACGCCACGATCTTGGCTCTCAAATTTCCACCGCTAAACCCACCCTATCGTTACAGTCTCTTGCTAATATCTATTTCATGTCTCATCTCTTGTATTCACTTGTCTTGATCTTCATTGGCTCTCTAATCACATTGTCAAGTTTCAATCGCACTTGCTCCGCCGCTGTGGGCTCTGTGATTTGGAAGCGCTCTCTGGTGTCGACTGCTACGGGGCAGTCTGCAGTTCGGTCTTAGCGGACTTGACTGTGGCgtgcaagcgtgaagagcGGTTGATTTTGTCAAAGCCGAGCCGGGGAGACGAGTGTACTTTTGCGtggaattcgtgattgctgaAGCGCTGGACGCGGAAGGGCAATCGCGTTGTTTCTACCGGTTGGCTTGATCGTGAGTGTCAGCTGgaaatcgtggatcataaatcatgaatgtgaatcacatgaatcgtgaatggagcTGGAGCCCCAGAAtaatcacagaatcgtgacgctgctggcgctcgAACTGCTCTGGCTCGCTGAGATCGGCGCATTCCGTTCGGCCGTTCGGCGTATGGCCAACCGGCTCCACTCTGATCAGCTGTTTCCACCTTCCGACTTGACACCATCTTCTGTGAGCACACTTGTCTAGTCAACTCGCTTCATCGCCTCACTTGAAAGATGGCTGCCACAACCGTAGCTCATGGTGTCAAGACACTCGGCGTCGTGGGTGCAGGCCAGATGGGTCTTGGCATCGCTTACGTTGCCGCCTTGCGTGCGCAGATCCCCTCGGTGCTCCTCTGCGACGCGTCTCCAGCAGCCTTGGAAAAGGGTGTGAGCTTTTTTGAGACGCTACTCAAGAAGGATGTCAGCAAGGGCAAGATTCAACAagctgatgctgacgctgcaCGAGCACGCCTCATCACGGTGGAAAGGTTGGAAGATTTCGCCAGCAAAGGAGGAAACGGTGCCGCTGACATGGTCATCGAGGCAGCAACCGAGAACTTGACGACCAAGCAAAAGATCTTTGGTACGCTTGCATCGAGTTTGCCACTCGAGACTATCCTGGCTACCAACACGAGCAGTATCAGCGTCACCAAGATTGCCGCTAGTGCAGTGGGCGTGCATGTCAAACCTGGTTCGGAAGAGGCTTGGAAGAGCCCTGCTAGAGTGAGTGCAATGTAACCGACTGACGCAACTCAGAGTTTCGGGCTGACACAACTGGCTGACACTGTTGCCCACCGTATTCTGCTTGGCTCTTGCATACACAGGCGTTGGGCATCCACTTCTTCAATCCGGTCCCCGTCATGcctctcgtcgagctcattCCGGCTATCCAAACCAGCGCTGATGTAGTGGACCGTTCGCGAGCGTTTGCACAGGCGTGCGGCAAAGAGGTGACCACGTCAAAGGATGTGCCCGGCTTTGTCTCGAATCGTCTGCTCATGCCGTTCATCAACGAAGCCGTCATGGCGCTCGAAAAGGGCATTGCGTCCAAGGAGGACATCGACAAGACTCTGCGTTTGGGTATGAACCATCCCATGGGCCCATTGACACTCGCCGATTTCATTGGCCTCGACACTTGCCTCAGCATCATGGAGACGCTTTACAGGGAAACGGCTGACAGCAAGTACCGACCCGCCGTCCTACTCGGCCGCATGGTCGACGCTGGCTGGTACGGCAAGAAAAGCGGAAAGGTATGTGCAAACTCCTGTTATGCTATTAATTGCCATCTTGTGAGAGCATCGACATTAACATACCACACCTAATTCCTTCTATTCACTTGGTTTCTGCAGGGTTTCTACGACTACGCGGCCAAGTAATCACATTGCACAGAAGCATTCGTACAACTCTCTTTCATGATCAATAGTCCGTTGACAGATGCGCATCAAGTCTTGTCATCATTCGATCTTGCATTGTTGTGACACAGATAGCTGACAACCTAAGTGTATATCAAGAGCATGTGGATAGGAAGAATGCAAGGGCCAATGGTTTGTCAGCATTCCACGTTTTCTGTCCAAACCACGCTTTGATCGAGCTTCCGTTCCCATCTTTCTGCTTCGATGCAGTCCAAGGGCATGATTTCAGAGTATATTAAAGTTGTATGTTGTTGTGATGGGTTCATTGAGACGACCGTCTTGCAGGACAGATCGACCTACCCTTTCTCCTTAGGTGTTGCATCATTAGGTTGCTTCAAGGAAGTAGGGAGGGGGGAGACGTGCGTGTTGTGTCGAACGCCGATCGGTTGTTGCTGTACACTTACCACCCGTGTGAGTtgttggtggaagagagGCAAGATGAACGTTACTCGACCAGGGAGAACAAAAATGCTCGCCAGAACAGAggtgagtcgtgagtcctcgctattcgtgattataAAAAAAAAGCCGCGAGTTGCGAGTTGGTTggaagaaaaagaaaggCAGCTAACACGTGACGAGCCAAGCCGTGAGCGTGAGCCAACCCAACCCACGAGAAACTTCGAGCAACATGAACGGTTTCGTTGCTTATCTGATGGACATGTCTCTCCTGTTCACGTTCACAACTGTACCTCAAAAGCTCCAATGCTAGCTGCGATACATGAACCAACATGACGCACGATCATGCTTAAAGCCTGTGACTAGTTGTGGGCATCATCTAACCCCGGCTTGTGACCCTTGCACGCGAAACGAGAGCCAATCTACCGCATCGTGAACCCCAGTGCTGTCTCATACAGAGTGAATCAAAGACACTTCCACCTATCAGTACAGAACCATATTACTGGAGGCAGTTGTCTGCCTAACCGAGTTTTGCTTCAACTTACCCTTCGATTGCGCTTGCAAGGATCACGTCCCATTCGTACTCCTTGTCGTTCAGTCTTGAGCCTGCCGCGACTGGTGAGCGGTAGGActcttcttcatcgtcggcaAAAACGTTTCCGTTATGTATCGGAAGTTGCAGTGACAATTTGGATGTCGCGTCTGCCGGATCAGCATCTGTATGTGTTATCTTCTCGGCGAACCAACTCTTGATGGTGCGCGCAAAGTCGGGTGATATTGACCCGCAGTCGTCGGTTTTGTTCGCTACAATCAGTATGGGACGACCTTCTAGGCTTGGATCTATCAACAATTGGGACAAAAGCTTCCAGGATGACTCGCGAGCGTTATATGCTTCAGACCCTGCATCAGGCTCACTagctttgcctttgcccTTGATGTCTCCTTGCTGTTGTTTCTGCTTGTGTgcatcgagagcgagaAAGTGCCGCGCATCCACGACCCAGACAATGGCGTCTGATTCGTCGTAGTACTTGCTCCAAAGCGCGCGCACGGACGCGGAACCGCCCAGATCCCAAAAATGCAAATGCATGTTCGGAAGTGTCACTTCGAGCACATTCTGACCCACAGTTGGGGCGATCTTATTCGGTGGTAGAGCTGTGCGTTGGAGGTAGAGGCTTTTGATCTTTTCCAGAAGACAGGACTTGCCGACGCCTGATGGTCCGACCATCAGCACGTTGAACCGCGCTTTTTTTGTCCATTCGGCATACAGGCCAGTGATGAGGTGATacatgttgagcagcgtcaaGAGCGTCAAGAGCGTCGTACTTCAGATGCGATCCGTCCGAGCTTGGAGCAAGACGCCAAAACTGCTCAGACGACGGGCCTCGCGGGCGTTTGCGTTTGTTGAAAAGGTGAAAGGCGAGGTGGGCAAGCGTTGGAAGCCaaacgattcacgattgattcgtgattggcttCAAGGGTCAAGAGTCGAGAGAGGACCCTGTCTGCGCCTGTTCCATgttccattcgtgattcacgattcgtgattcgtaagTCGTGATTTTGTGAGTTTTGAAAGCCGAAGCATCCCGATGCAGAGCAAGATTGCTCGAATCGAGCCGATTTCAATTTGATTTGCGCGCTGCCAacgatgcgtgatgctgGCGCCACAAAAGTCACGCGCAACAGCCACGGTTGAACTTGAGTTGTACGTCGAAGCCAACTTGACTTGCTCTTACCTCGTTATCGTCTCCTTCGCATCCAGACTTCGTTGAAGAAGAACCTCTTCGCTCTAGGGAATCTGACTGCGCTCGTCAGGCAGCAAGCGCTCGGATCCGCCGTCACATAGCATTGTTTGATCGTCCGGTCTCTCTGTCCGCTTATCAAAGGCACTGCAAAGTTGGAGAATGTCGTGTTTCGGCCTCAACGtcgcctcgagctcgcgaaGCGCCATGGCCATGGCGAACTCCAGCGGTAGGCTGACGGCGTCTTCTGTCTGTCGACCTCGTGTAGCGACGATAGCACTGGCAGCGCCTGTGGGGATTCGTGCCTTTATCCGTGACACCGACTCTTCGTGGTCaacgtcgtcatcctcgtgGACAtcttcaccatcatcttcaGGTTCTGGTCAACAGTTTGCATCGCAACAACAACACACTGTATCACCGCACCCAGTGCCAGTACGGATGTCGTCCTCTccctcttcctcatcgacctcttcttcttcatcaaGCTCCTCTTTCTCATCGCAACCGCCGTTATCGAAGCGCTTCTCCACGACAACTTCGCTCTACGCCCTGCACCACTTCGACACCCAAGCCTTTGCGCAGCGCCTCGAAGCATCAGGTATCTCACGCGAACAAGCCGACGTGCTCACCGAATCACTGCgcgacgtcgtcgatgaAAGCATTACCAATCTAGCCAAAGGTCTCGTTACGCGCGAGGAGGGCGACCAGACCAACTACACACAAAAGGTCGACTTTACCAGGCTCAAGTCGGAGCTGCAGCTACTAGAGAGGAACGATTTTGCGCTCATGAAGAGCGAGAATGAGCGTCTCATGgccgacgtcgagaagctcaagcagaggTTGCGGGAAGAGATCACAAGGACCACCGCAGGCGTCAGGCTCGATCTTAACCTCGAAAAAGGCCGCATTCGTGACGAGTCGGCCGTGCACGCTCTCAAGATTAAGGAGGTCGACACGCGCATCGAATCCGAAATTGCCGGCCTGCGAACCAGCATCCAAAGCGCCAAGTTCAACGTCTTGCAGGCAAGTCGCCCCCACTCTTTCCGTTTCTACTGTCAAAGTTTCACATGTTCTGACCCACCTGTTTCTCTGATGTTTTGCGATTTGGTCAACAGTACTTGGTCGGTGTGGCAACCGGTGCAGGTGCTTTGCTTTTGGCTTACCTCAGAATGTTCCGATAGACATGAATATACACTCGCTCTCAACCCTATACCTCTGAGGCTGCATGATCTGGCGCACGAATCAGACGGATTACTTGGCCACACACCTTTGAAGGGGCTTGGTCAGATTCTATTGCACTGCGCATCTATTTGGGCTCTGCGGACGCACCTGCGCGCAGCGACATGGTCGCCTTGGCGAGTGGAACAGTGCACGTTGTGATGGAGGATCCATCTTTCTGCAGGCCCAGAACAGGGCTCACCGTATCGGCTTGGCGCTTTTGATGCGAGATGTGCGCTTGCATCAGAGACGACTTTTGACCCTTGCCTGCAATCCAACCGCGTTCGGAAGCCGCGATGAACAAGTTCGGAAGAGCCATGACCTGGTGCTTACCACCCTGCTTGACTTCACGCGCCTTGCGCAGATCTTCGTTCCACGCTGGCAGAGAGAGGAACAGGAATCGCGGTGTGAGCCACACGCTTGGATCCGGACCAGGAATCTCGATCGAAGTCgggttgagcagcttgacttCGGCTTTGACCTGCTCGGCGTGTTTGTTTGAACGCAAGACGAACGCCGGATCAACTTGGTAGAATTGAGCATATGTCTTCATGGTACCTTGGGGCTGGCCTGGTCCTGGACCGAGTTCGATTTGCGTGTCGATGGAAAGCGTACCACGTGACGGATGTCCTGAAAGGATCTGTGCAAGCAGAAGTGGCTCAGGCTGAGCAGATCCGTCATTTGAGCCTGGCTCAGAGTAGATGGCGATGAAAAAGTCCTCCTCTTTCTTGACCTTGGACGCGATCTGCCTGGCTTGCTGTTGAGACATCTTATCCGCACCCTTTTGCGCATCTATgctcttgagcttgccCGTACCAAGATCCAGCGGATGCTCTCGCGTTTGAATGTCTCTCAAAAACTGCTGCGCCGCATTGGCGCCGTCCAGGCTCGAGACGATGTTGCCCTGCGCCGCTGTGATCTCGCGCCGCGGTCCGAAAGGCTGTAGACCTTGGAAGTCGGTCCTAACACTGGGGATCGGAAGGCGGTCCGCTTCAGCCGCGTCGTTGCTCGCTACAAGCGCTACGCCTACAGCACCGTTGGTATGGATACTGCTGTAGGGCTGTACGCCGGCTGGGCCACCTTGTGGAAGCGAAATGAGAAGTGTCTGATCACGCCCAGTCTCGAATGGTGTCGGTGGAGCAGTGAGACCAAGAACTGAGCTGGCAGGGAACTGGGTTGCAAGACCCTCCATTAGTCCGTGTGGTGAGGTATCAGTGAAAAAGATGAAAGACACGGCTGCTGCAGGGCTGAGCTGCTCTAGACCTTCGGGTACTTTACCCTCGAGATTCTCGCGACCCCAGATGTCACGCCAATCGCGGCTTCCTCCGGGCAGAGCACCATTTCCGTCGTCCAACAGGTCGGCTCTGCGTTCAGCACCTTGCTGCCATGAAGGCTTGCGGTCCATCCATCGACCCACAGCCACCTCTGCTCGCCCCGGGATCGTCGACCTAAAAGGAACAGCGTTGACGCCTGGAAGTAAGGACAATGCGACAGAATACAACCTAGGTGTAGCGATGCGCGGCGAGCCAGGCTCGATAGCATTGTCTGGGATCAACGACGCCGGAAGCGATGAGGACAGAATTCCTACCCTGGCGATCCTTGAGGCTGCATCGCCGGTCGAGTTGTCTGCTTTGATCTCCTCTGCTTCAGCCGCGGCGATCTGCGCGGCCGTCATGTCTTTTTGTCTCTCCTTGTTCTGTGGTGTGATGCTACCTGCCGGATCTGGACCCCGCAAAATCGACACAGCCTCGCTGAGATACTCGGGCGGCAGATCCTTACTCAAAGCGTATATCAGAACATGGTCATGCTGACCCTTCTTTGACGGCGCGTTTGCGCAGGGCGCTGGACCGAGCCTCGACGTGAGCGATGTCATGCTTTGCAATGTAGACCGCAAGGCGATCAGTAACCCTTGGGGTGTCTCGGAAAACAAGGTCAAAGTCTGCGCCGTCGCGAGaggctgcttgcgctgtcTTTGATACTGACCAGGTTTGCCGTTCGATCCTGAATCTGAATCTGCCGCTTTGGCGTAACTTCGCCGCTGTAAGCCATTGTACGTGGATTGGCGAGCGGGTATCCAGGTGAAACTGGCGAGCTTCGTATTAGTTGTCCGTGCAACCGAGGTAAGCATCGTGTATCTGCAGTCTTGGAGGTCCTCTTCGAGATTGCTGGCTGAAAAGCGTTAAGGACAAAGAGGTGGACGAAAGGGTGTAGGCTCGTGGTGCCCTTTGGGTGTCGAAGTTGATACCAAATACACTTGGGCAGCAGTTTCCcttcttgacgagcttcaGAAGAAAGTGgagcagtcacagagttgATTGGAAATCCTGACGTTCTTGCTGAGCTCAGCTGCGACGTTGGACCCTTAAAAGCTAAAACGCCTCGACTGGGTAACAAATCTCATCGGGCAGCGGAACCCAAAGCCCGATGCATCTGGGTTGCGAAGAAACAGGGTTTCGCACGGACGCGTGCCTGTAACACGTTTGTCAAATCTCTCCACCTTGAAATTGCCATACCCTTTCCTCCATCCTCCAGACATACGGCGTTTTGGTCTTTCACACACTCCGCAAGTACCCTCAACGATGTCGACTACCGCTTCCGTGAGAGTATCACCGCTTGCTTATAAGAAGCTAATCCTGCACACAGCAAAGTATCCCACCGCACGTGTACTCGGCTTTCTCGTCGCCGAATCCACCTCTTCGCAAAGCATCGACATTGTTGACTCGATCCCACTCTCGCATCACTGGACAGCTCTCGCACCAATGGCAGAAGTAGCCCTCGCCCTCGCTTCATCGTATGCCTCGTCAAAAAACCTTGCGATTGTTGGCCTATACGAAGCACCCGAGCTCATTGCTGAACGAGACCCTTCTGCACaggcgagcaagcttgCGGAGAAGATCGCCAGTCTCTCGAACAAGGCGGAAGCGCTACTCTTGCTGGTCAATAATgcgacgctgctcaagcCTGATCATCACTCTTTGAGCGGCTACTCAGTGGCAGCGACAAGCGGCAAGGGTGAGGCAAAACCGAAGGCGCTACCTGGATCGGCTGTAGCGTTGCAAGACCCGAGAAAGGCGGCAGAGCTCGAAAGTGCGGTGCGAAACGACAGCACGTGGGACAAGATTGTTGATTTTGACGGTGAGTACTGCAAAGACTCGATCAAAAGCGGTAATATGGACTACAATACTAAACTTTGATCTTCTGTCACACTCGATACTACACAGACCATCTCGAAGATCCTTCGCTCGACTGGCTGCATAACCCAGCGATCACAGTATAGGCCGCTCCCTCGCACTCTGATCACCCACTCTTTGTACATCTCTGATAATCCTGCATGCAACGTCTGCAATGCCCGACGCGCTTCCACGAATCTT
Coding sequences:
- a CDS encoding putative G-protein signaling regulator, whose amino-acid sequence is MPLSDSSGSLPGDLATRTKQHTTSRMMKTTRRGRPFAKDTHDLFATLIVSLELSTHRQYFKTYHNSFTTDEAAENLSHLKFSQSNRVPDPNEPSRVVTTTTTTTFSMNRDMAKGICQHFMDARLIENAGDASNPVFKDKGVYMLTPKGLHILERFITKNGINGDHLLKVFSSQPICMKLLHLERRASDDELLVNTAVLHVIFRRFVGRSPNYETAPGAGAKADYPDAGVDRTLGIEVADIQEKVKGRGYRTVQHTFNSMSALDWLCDFTTVCGKDEAAEIMAHFQRLDLIHVVLDKSKREMEPYDDRDIIIRVDDRRGGVTDGHYRCHSKTLYGVTEKGRQVARWESTDSPSVVASPSRDDMPKLGDDAAAMHSSKQSQPQTSRDTDSPGSQDSRLARKPSIKLHSESSSTPVTAGAAGIGQGLHDSSSYSSKDSNTNRLKNILEEPALRSLFREFLRQNFCEENLSFWLDVQDFKRRFHTTSSAVAVQTPSKEQKSGVGRRLGRSVTGVLAAGGNKDKSEDESQGLTAMERHQQDLVSMAFVIYDTYLAPSSPCELNIDHNLRTELILYMNKILAEARLSTSSSQTASPSVSTTQLNANVPGSEAHAGHAGEAASIEERKAAVVSKRLRIPLHASQLQVMVRLYERIQDYIFRLMATDSVPRFIKDARFIQLVRSVEEYTEALEAGRIDPQQNAGPAVGRAVFEAMQLKSADMISQKSNDGRPSVDSRSSLSPQKPSSKAVAAIPTHGRVASGVAAPSPSNP
- a CDS encoding putative 3-hydroxybutyryl-CoA dehydrogenase, which codes for MAATTVAHGVKTLGVVGAGQMGLGIAYVAALRAQIPSVLLCDASPAALEKGVSFFETLLKKDVSKGKIQQADADAARARLITVERLEDFASKGGNGAADMVIEAATENLTTKQKIFGTLASSLPLETILATNTSSISVTKIAASAVGVHVKPGSEEAWKSPARALGIHFFNPVPVMPLVELIPAIQTSADVVDRSRAFAQACGKEVTTSKDVPGFVSNRLLMPFINEAVMALEKGIASKEDIDKTLRLGMNHPMGPLTLADFIGLDTCLSIMETLYRETADSKYRPAVLLGRMVDAGWYGKKSGKGFYDYAAK
- a CDS encoding uncharacterized protein (related to ARL3 - ADP-ribosylation factor-like protein, member of the arf-sar family in the ras superfamily), with the translated sequence MYHLITGLYAEWTKKARFNVLMVGPSGVGKSCLLEKIKSLYLQRTALPPNKIAPTVGQNVLEVTLPNMHLHFWDLGGSASVRALWSKYYDESDAIVWVVDARHFLALDAHKQKQQQGDIKGKGKASEPDAGSEAYNARESSWKLLSQLLIDPSLEGRPILIVANKTDDCGSISPDFARTIKSWFAEKITHTDADPADATSKLSLQLPIHNGNVFADDEEESYRSPVAAGSRLNDKEYEWDVILASAIEGTGVHDAVDWLSFRVQGSQAGVR